The region cCAAAGCAAGTCTACTTTCAAttcatgcattctaatttttggaaaagacatgcttcattcttataaccaatcatttaatgaaagtaacacaaataattaaaattatagcAAATTTTAGTATTATTTGTGATTTTGAATACAAGTCTTTGATTGTTGTGATTTGATTGTCAGTAACATGccgaaatgcatgtttttggctctttttttcaagaaataagtaaaatagtgaactttttctttcatgttcatgaatgaatgattaggattgatatgtttcatttggcagaacttgataatattttttaatcccaaaagatTAGCACTACATTTTCCAGGTATGGGGAGTAGGtatgtgtgtattttttttatttatttaatctttctttaaccagggtagccccttactgatctccaagggggccctgagtgacaattcacaatatacatatacattgtacaatttcAGACTACATAGACTTGTTGGGTTGATACTTAGATACTACTAGTCAGTACCTGCAGGCATTTACATGTATTTATGACTGACCCAATCATCCAGGTGCTGTTTGGACATCCATACTCATAGTACACACATGGCCTACATTGATGGCTGAGCTAGGTTACACTAAaatgttatgatttttttgtttctTACAGCTATGACACAGTCTAACCAGCCAATATAGTAAAACATGCAAATAAATATGTGATTGTGTACAGCATCCTATAATTAGACACATGCGAGAATAAACTACCATATTCTATTCGGAATAAAAACCTTGAACGTCTGATGGTATACCCCAGAGGGCAGAATAACCAGCATCCACATTGACACCTTGCGccgtcatctcaaaacgaggttataAGCAAAGTGTCAAATGAAAACCTTGAACGTCTGAAGGTGTACCTCAGAGGACAGAGTAACCAGCATCCATATTGACACTTtgtacggtcatctcaaaacaaggtcATATACTAAGTGTAGAATGAAAACCTTGAACGTCTTATAGTGCACCCCAGAagacagaataaccagcatccaTATTGACACTTTGCACGTCATCTCAAATGAGCTTTTGCTTGCAAAGTGCATGTTGTTGATTTGTACTCCTAACGTATGCTTCAACTACCGCATACGCAAATATACACGATCTGAAACAGAAATGTCCTTTTGCACATGTGTCTTACTTGGATAACCTCATTGGTAGCAAAAGATTACAGATCCGTGCAAAGGGCTCAATTGGATGGTCTACCAGAAGGTGTCAAAGATGATGACTCACTCAAGACCAACAGGTTAGTAAGAGtagtaaaattacacattttgagAAACTTTACTATATCGATCTGTAGATAGCTCTAAAAGTACACATAAGAAGATTTTATAAATTACATGATCAGTGCTGCAGAGTTGCACAATATTTCCTGTCTTAGtggtttatgctatctactgtagacagcactgaaTGCCCATGTTTTCCTATACATATCTATAGTGATAGCAATCATTTCTCATGTAATGAATGTCATGAAGAAGCAGCTCAAAGTGGTgttttaaacattatttaaatTTAACTCTTAATCAATAAGTAAATGCTAGTTTTATCACCAGAATAGATATCACAGAACCAATGCAGAGCTTGGTAAGTCAGTCATGAAATAATCATGGAAACAAGCAGATAAAAGTGACTAAAACAATGGTATTTTGGAGGGTACTTGTACATCCAACCTCCTATGACAAAGGTTAGGCACGCTTTTGGAAAAGAAATGTTTGCTCATATCTACATACATAAGCCAGGGGTGTATTAAACTAATGGAGACAAGATCAGCTCTTTTATACAAATGTATGTACGTGTTTTGCTATATAGTGATAACAATCATTTCTCATGTATGAATCGGCACAAAGTGAAGTTTTTACATTTATGCCAGTTTTATCAACAGATAAATACATATCACAGACCCAATGCAGATCTTGGTGAGTCATGAAATCATGAAAACAAGCAGATAAATAGTGACTAAAACAATTCTATGCTATTTGGAAGGATATGCTTGTACCTCGCCTACCTCCCATGGCAAAGGTTAGGTGCACTTTTGGGAAAGAAATGTTTGCTCATCTATGAAGTCAGAAGTGCAACTAGCTGAGACGAGAGTAGCCCCTTTTTGGACCCTGTTTACCCATTAGTTCTCAGTTACCATTGGTTACTGGCCTTTACTCCTTTGGAATGACCAAGCGTGCTATGGGtatatatcgtcggtcgcaacacatagtggcgtacgtgcaggacaaacgcaaaatacatttccgagaaaaacgcgtttgaaggatatgatactaataacatagtcagtactcctccaatattatctctcagtggacagattacatttgaaattgaagttaaaggattaaactattaaactgtaacttAAATAGTTAAAAAAGGAAAACTTTTACAGGATATATCTAGCTcctaaacttatacgccactatgtgaaacggaagaatTGGGGGTTTCGGCAGATTTTTtaagcgtaagtcgcacgtacgccactatgtaaaacggaagatttgggggtttcagcaggtttttaaattttaagtcgcACGtatgccactatgtgaaacggaagatttggggttTTCGGCTCGTTTCTGAAGCGTACGCCACATTATTGGTGGATGATgtgcctaaatgtcatcaaatccgaTTTTCACCGttttgtgaaacggaagatattgcattcttacgggattgttaacataagtcaattaattaattaacggtatttattaattaagtatagttgagctttcttacttgtatacttgaagaacttgatatataAGACCATTgggcaaaatgtcataaaattgaccaaaatcaccgtacgccactatgtgttgcgaccgacgatataatGCAGCTATACTTGTATTATCCTGTTGTATTGTATTTACATGTGGGAACATTTGGTTGAGCTCTCACATTACAAATCTTTATTAAAATATTCTGTATTACATGAATTCCACAGCTACAGAAAACTCTACCTGCCATGCAAGAAAGATAGCATCTTTCAACGCAAACCTGAAAAGTCAACTCTCTACAAGAAAAGCCAATCTACTGAAAGGTCTCAGAGCGAATGGTAAACTGCATCACTGTGAAACTTGATCCTCATTCACCATGTTCGTAACAAAAATGAAACTTTCTACAAGTGGACAAGAAGGTTAGttaaatatttcacttgatgACACCAACATAATAGATCTCCCCTTCAAACAATATATGTTCTTTTATGAGTGAAAGATAACAAAACTACAAGACAATATGTGATGTGTAATAGTCCTTTATTTGATATAATAGCATTTAGCGTCTATCAGTTTGCATTGGTGCAATTTCTCATTATTTACATTATGGTAATATTGATCTGGCGCATTACAACTCTTTGTTAAAATAATATTGTATTGTGTGTATTTCACAGCAACAGAAAACTTTGCCTGCAAGAGAGGGAATCATCTTTCACCACAAATCGTACAAGAAAGCCAATCTACCATCAGGTCTCAAAAGCTAACCGGTAATGAACTGGATCACAAACTCATCATTCGCTACGAAAATGAAGCTTTCTACAAGTAGACAGCAAGGTTAGTTAATAATAGAGCCTACACATAATGACATCAACATTATTAGATAGATCCCCTGAAAACAAAGTGTGAATAATGAGTGAGAGATAACAGAACTGCGAGACTGTTTCTGACGTGATGTCAAACCTTGGTAAATGCATTATTTCATTGTAATAGCATTTGGCATCCATCAGTTTGCAGTGGTGCAATCTGCAATTTCTCATTATTTACATTTAGGTATTTGGTTGATCTGGCGCATTGCAACTCTTTGTTTTATTGTGTGTATTTACAGCAACAGAAAACTCTACCTGCAAGAGATGGTATCATCTTCCACCACAAACCGTACAAGAAAGCAAATCTACATGTACCAGCAGGTCTCAGAAAGCTAACGGTGATGAACTGGATCACAAGCTCCTCATTCGCCACGAAATTGAAGCTTTCTACAAGTGGACAACAAGGTTAGTTAAATAGTACACATAATGCCATCAACATTATTTGGTAGATCTCCCCTGAAAACAAAGTGCATTAATGTGTGAGAGATATCAGAATTTACTACAAGACTATTTCTGATGTGAAACTTTCATAATCCTTTATTTGATGTAATAGTATTTTGCTTCTATCAGTTTTGCAGTGGTGCAGTCTACAATATCTCATTATTTACATCACGGTAATATTTGGTTAATCTAGTGCATTACAACTCCTAATTAAAAGTGCTGCATTTTTACTAATGAAAGATAACAGAACCAGTAAAGACAATCTTACCTCTTCCCAGagtcctttgcaacatgacgcatcacATCATAacagcaaatgacactcctattactttatATATGTTGCATTTCTTTTcctgttgagaatagactggctaaacatggtttggcagtcaagaaataaacatattttgcaacatctggatgtgctttgttcatttaggtacattttgtcactattgacccagagaagatttataagcagtcccatgatacaactgaaacatcccagtacttgagaaccagtctactagaaatttcaattgaatgaatacaGCTGTCAAAAGCTTGATGATTCTCtgtgtacactgtgtgatgaacgccTGCGTGTGCGTAACATGGAAGTAAATCCAACcttgccaactcactcatgattggttagtattttcattattgtatccatggtcgtgcgttcgtgttgtactttgaaatacgcGACATACGAAATCGGTCGCATCGCGTACAGCTGTGtccattaaattgatcattttggtaattttcacactgtttttcaggcTTTTTATCAAAAGTGGACTTGCATCCCTATTATTTCATAGTACcatggcagtagcgtagccagggggcagagtgccccccccctgacaaaaaatgaaagagaaaatcaggagggcaaaggaaaagaaaagggcaaggagcccttttctagcaaaattcagggccaaaatagtgtaaaatacaaaatttttccacgctacgcgcgcacattgtaataataaagcccttttttagccggataatgggcgaaaatagtgtaaaataccattttttccacgctacgcgcgcacatcgtcccaataaggcccttttcgggtagctcgaagacatacagtctctatgtattgtatgatgcaactgcaagtttttttcgtctgtgcccccaaaattttattttgccccccccccgaccaagaaagctggctacgcccctgtaccATGGTAGCACTAATGTTTCAGAATACGTCTATATCTGTTTGCATTTTCACAGCTACAGAAAGCTTGCCTGCTGCCAGGAGGTCTTGACTGCTAACATGTGACATCACCTTCCTACATATGAGACAAGGTGAGTAGTAGGCCCCCTAAATCATGACATGAGGCCCTCTTGAACTCCAAATATACTGCTTTTATGACTTATTAGACTCTTATTGGAATTGGCACATTAGGCACCTCCAATTGATTCACCCattcaccctctgagaaagattcaatctgaatttttcacagagggagggtgagtttcaaatagaattggttaacatggttaatgtgctaatgccatttgaaattcataagatatttccaaaattttccacaggggtatcg is a window of Amphiura filiformis chromosome 2, Afil_fr2py, whole genome shotgun sequence DNA encoding:
- the LOC140146453 gene encoding uncharacterized protein isoform X2; this encodes MNWITNSSFATKMKLSTSRQQATENSTCKRWYHLPPQTVQESKSTCTSRSQKANGDELDHKLLIRHEIEAFYKWTTSYRKLACCQEVLTANM
- the LOC140146453 gene encoding uncharacterized protein isoform X1, coding for MNWITNSSFATKMKLSTSRQQATENSTCKRWYHLPPQTVQESKSTCTSRSQKANGDELDHKLLIRHEIEAFYKWTTRYILSLLTQRRFISSPMIQLKHPST